One genomic segment of Hemibagrus wyckioides isolate EC202008001 linkage group LG08, SWU_Hwy_1.0, whole genome shotgun sequence includes these proteins:
- the prelid1a gene encoding PRELI domain containing 1a produces the protein MVKYFNCAASLKGTWDQVSQAFWQRYPNPYSNHVLTEDIIFREVTPDNRLISRRLLTKTSRVPRWAEKFLPGHMARKAYIIEDSVVDPQKRTTVSFTWNITHARLMSVQERCVYTVSLDNSNMTEVKREAWISSNLCGFSRAVQEFGLARFKSSVVKTMKGFEYVLARMQGETPTRTLAETATEKARETALAAKEKAKGLASHAQKKQYV, from the exons atggtgaagtATTTCAACTGTGCAGCCTCTCTTAAAGGCACATGGGACCAAGTTTCTCAAGCCTTCTGGCAAAGATACCCAAATCCGTACAG TAATCATGTGTTGACCGAAGACATCATCTTTCGGGAGGTTACTCCTGATAATCGCCTCATTTCCCGGCGACTCTTGACCAAAACCAGCCGAGTGCCACGTTGGGCAGAAAAGTTTTTGCCCGGCCACATGGCACGCAAGGCCTACATCATCGAGGACTCTGTAGTGGATCCCCAAAAAAGGACCACGGTCTCTTTTACCTGGAACATCACTCATGCACGTCTCATG tCCGTGCAGGAGCGctgtgtgtacacagtcagCCTTGACAACAGCAACATGACAGAGGTCAAGAGAGAAGCGTGGATCTCCTCCAACCTCTGCGGCTTTTCCAGAGCTGTTCAG gAATTTGGCCTTGCCCGGTTTAAGAGCAGTGTAGTAAAGACCATGAAAGGATTTGAATACGTCTTGGCCAGAATGCAAG GTGAAACGCCCACAAGAACACTGGCAGAGACTGCAACAGAGAAGGCTCGAGAAACGGCTCTCGCTGCTAAAGAGAAGGCGAAAGGCCTGGCCTCTCATGCACAGAAAAAACAATATGTATGA
- the mxd3 gene encoding max dimerization protein 3, producing MEVNTCNIQVLLQAAEYLERKEREAEHGYASVLPFYSKTTEKRSKAKTKKNSAGSSRSVHNELEKHRRAQLRHCLEQLKQQVPLSSDSSRNTTLNLLRRAQMHIKKLQEQDERAELLKDRLRWEQQELRLRLQQLQGGTERMRNDSLGSAMSSERSDSDREDVEIDVESMVWTLDSDGLGLTHTDADHSYSTSGRSWL from the exons ATGGAAGTTAACACATGCAATATCCAAGTTCTTCTGCAAGCTGCCGAATActtggaaagaaaagaaagag aagcTGAGCATGGCTACGCTTCGGTCCTTCCATTTTACAGTAAAACGACAGAAAAAAGAAGCAAAGCAAAAACTAAAAAGAATTCAGCTGGGAGCAGCAG GTCAGTTCACAATGAACTGGAAAAGCACAG ACGAGCTCAGTTGCGGCACTGCTTGGAGCAGCTGAAACAGCAGGTCCCACTGTCCTCAGACTCTTCAAGGAACACCACTTTGAACTTGCTTAGACGGGCACAGATGCACATAAAG AAGTTGCAGGAGCAAGACGAGCGGGCTGAGCTACTAAAGGACCGGCTGCGCTGGGAGCAGCAGGAGCTGCGTCTGCGTCTGCAACAGCTGCAGGGTGGCACAGAGAGGATGCGTAATGACAGCCTGGGATCGGCCATGTCCTCCGAAAGATCCGATTCAGACAGAG AGGATGTGGAGATTGATGTTGAGAGCATGGTGTGGACTTTGGACTCTGACGGCCTGGGCTTGACGCACACCGACGCAGATCATAGTTACTCCACTTCCGGCCGTTCCTGGTTATGA
- the rnf103 gene encoding E3 ubiquitin-protein ligase RNF103 → MWLKLFFLLLYFLVLFVLARFFEAIVWYETGIFATQLVDPVTLSFKKLKTILEGRGLGYSGLAEKRDVRELVENSGDLMQGELYSALKNEKEEAGSDSSTSFSGEMHFYELVEDTKDGIWLVQVIAQDRNPLLSTVNWGKMVQKVSRFGIRTGTFNCSSDARYCHKRGWMKSTLIMSVPQTYASKGKVILKEYNGRRIETEHIFKWMTAHVASRIKTIRFSQQLIDDWYQRDTQPVKMFLFAKLLQPPAFFSALSIKFTGRIEFIFVDVRNWDNTTCLEEIGVQQMPSYILKTPEGIYRYGNSTGEYISLHAMETFLRSVQPEVNDLFVLSLVMVNLMAWMDLFITQGATIKRFVVLISTLGTYNSLLIISWLPILGFLQLPYLDNFYEYSLKLLRYADTTTLASWVRADWTFYSSHPALFLSTYLAHGLLIDYFEKKRRCGNEDQNANNLEWLSSLWDWYTSYLVHPIASFQNESDWDDDPNFLLERLAFPDLWLRPLVPIDYIKNLPTWRFRCTKSVGTTRMDQDNPTNKIDHLSFVEPGSEQREQGYNSERAHTSKESSVGKRSQDSGSCGEEQDTDWSQWPCGMLHCTECVVCLENFETECLVMGLPCGHVFHQQCIVVWLAGGQHCCPVCRWPSYKKRPARQPYADFPLEPE, encoded by the exons ATGTGGTTAAAACTCTTTTTCTTGCTCCTgtattttttggttttgtttgtccTGGCTCGATTTTTCGAAGCCATTGTGTGGTATGAGACTGGGATCTTTGCCACCCAGTTGGTGGATCCTGTAACACTGAGCTTTAAAAAGCTGAAGACCATCCTGGAGGGCAGAGGACTGGGATACTCCGGTCTTGCTGAGAAGAGGGATGTCAGAGAGCTGGTTGAAAACTCTG gAGACCTGATGCAAGGGGAGCTCTATTCagctttaaaaaatgaaaaagaagaagcaggaTCAGATTCCAGCACCAGTTTTAGTGGGGAGATGCACTTCTATGAGTTGGTGGAAGACACTAAGGATGGCATCTGGTTGGTCCAG GTAATAGCCCAAGACAGAAATCCACTACTGAGCACAGTCAACTGGGGGAAGATGGTACAGAAAGTTTCTCGCTTTGGCATTCGCACTGGCACGTTCAACTGCTCGAGTGATGCCAG ATATTGCCATAAACGTGGCTGGATGAAGTCCACTTTGATCATGTCAGTCCCCCAGACTTATGCTTCTAAAGGAAAGGTCATACTGAAAGAGTATAACGGTAGGCGAATTGAAACCGAGCACATCTTCAAATGGATGACTGCCCATGTTGCCTCTCGCATCAAGACCATCCGTTTCTCACAACAGTTAATAGATGACTGGTACCAGAGAGATACGCAACCTGTGAAGATGTTTTTGTTTGCCAAACTGCTCCAGCCCCCTGCCTTCTTCTCAGCCCTCAGCATCAAATTCACAGGGCGCATAGAGTTCATCTTTGTCGATGTTCGCAACTGGGACAACACCACTTGCTTGGAGGAGATCGGGGTGCAACAGATGCCCTCGTATATTCTCAAAACACCAGAGGGTATCTACAGATATGGCAACAGCACTGGGGAGTACATTTCTTTGCATGCCATGGAAACATTCCTACGCTCTGTTCAACCAGAGGTCAATGATCTATTTGTTCTAAGCTTGGTTATGGTCAACCTGATGGCCTGGATGGACCTTTTCATAACACAGGGAGCCACGATTAAGCGCTTTGTGGTTTTGATCAGCACACTAGGTACCTATAATTCTTTACTCATCATTTCTTGGCTCCCTATTCTTGGATTTCTTCAGCTACCATATTTGGATAACTTCTATGAGTATAGTCTTAAACTGCTGCGCTATGCAGACACCACCACTCTTGCCTCTTGGGTTAGGGCAGATTGGACCTTCTATTCTTCACACCCAGCACTTTTCCTGAGCACATACCTGGCCCACGGGCTCCTCATAGACTACTTTGAGAAAAAGAGGAGATGTGGCAACGAAGACCAAAATGCAAACAACCTGGAGTGGCTGTCCAGCCTTTGGGATTGGTATACCAGCTATTTAGTACATCCCATTGCCTCCTTTCAGAATGAGTCAGACTGGGATGATGATCCTAATTTCCTTTTAGAAAGGTTGGCCTTCCCAGACCTCTGGCTTCGCCCACTTGTTCCCATCGACTACATCAAAAATCTGCCCACTTGGAGGTTCAGGTGCACAAAGTCAGTGGGGACCACCAGAATGGACCAAGATAATCCAACAAACAAGATAGACCATCTGTCATTCGTGGAACCAGGCAGTGAGCAGCGAGAACAAGGCTACAACTCCGAGAGGGCTCATACCAGTAAAGAAAGTTCTGTTGGGAAGAGGTCTCAAGATTCTGGGTCTTGTGGAGAGGAACAGGACACTGATTGGTCCCAGTGGCCCTGTGGTATGCTTCATTGCACAgaatgtgttgtttgtttggaaAACTTTGAAACAGAATGCCTTGTCATGGGACTGCCGTGTGGCCATGTGTTTCACCAGCAGTGCATCGTGGTGTGGCTGGCAGGCGGGCAGCACTGCTGTCCAGTGTGTCGATGGCCATCCTATAAGAAGAGACCAGCCAGACAACCCTATGCAGATTTTCCACTCGAACCAGAATAG